Within the Gordonia westfalica genome, the region TGATGGTCGTCTTGCCGGCACCGTTGGGGCCGATCAGGAAGCGCAGATCTCCCTGCAGCAGCGTCAGATCCACGTCGGTGACGGCTTTGAAGCCGTCGAACTCGACGGACAGTCCGCGCACCTGCAGGTAGTCGCTGTCCATGCCGGCATTTCCACCGGCGACCGGTTCGGCCGTGCTCACCGTCTCGAATCCGCTCATGAGGAGGCTCCTACCTTGCTGCCGGCGTGTTCGTCGATGTCACCGGTGGGTGATGGATCGGCCGGTTTCCTCCGGCGCCACTTGAGCAGGACACCGATCCCGGCGAGTCCGGCCGGGAAGAAGCCGACGACGACGATGAACAGGATGCCCTGCGCGTAGGTCCACCCGGACGGGAAGTTCTCCGACAGGCTGGTCTGCGCCCAGGCGACCGCGATGGCACCGAGTACCGGACCGAGAAGTGTTGTGCGGCCGCCGATCGCGACACCGATGAGGAAGGCGATGGACGGGACGATCCCGACGTCGGCGGGCGAGATGATGCCGACGATGGGTACGAACAGGGCGCCGGCGATACTCGCGAAGAGGGCGGCGATCGCGTAGGCGACGACCTTGACGTTGGCCGGGTCGTAACCCAGGAAGCGGACGCGCTCCTCCTGGTCACGCACCGCGACGAGGAGTTCGCCGTAGCGGCTGTACATCAACTGCCGGGTGAGTGCGACGACGACGAGCAGGGTCGCGGCAGCGATGAAGAACAGTAGTCGCCGGTTCACCGGATCGTTCAGTGCGAGCCCGAAGAAACTGCGGAAACGGTTCAGGCCGTTGCTACCACCGGTGGTCTGCTGGCCGATGAGCAGGATCGCGAAGGCCGCTGCGAGCGCTTGCGACAGGATCGCGAAGTAGGCACCCTTGACCTTTCGCTTGAACACGCCCAGGCCCAGCAGGACCGCGATCAGGGTGGGCACGAACAGGATGCCGAGGATCGTCACCAGCGGTGAGGCGAACGGCTTCCAGTACCCGGGGAGTTCGCGAATACCGGCGATCTGCATGAAGTCCGGTACGTCGTCGCCGCGGAGCTCGGCGTCGGCGATCTTGAGGTGCATCGCCATGATGTAGGCGCCGAGGCCGAAGTAGACGCCCTGACCGAGGGTCAGCATGCCGCCACGGCCCCAGGCCAGGCCGATGCCGACCGCGACGATGCCGAAGCAGAGGAACTTGCCGAGCAGGTTGAGCCGGAAATCGGAGAGCACCGCGGGAGCGACGGCGAACAGCAGTACCGCCGCGACGGCGAATCCCGCGTAAACCTTCCAGTGGCCGCTGAAATAGTCCTTCACACGAGACTCCTCGACTGGACCGTGAACAGGCCCTGGGGGCGGATCTGCAGGAAGATCACGATGATCACGAACACGGCGACCTTGGCCACCGATGCGGTCGTGTTGTATTCGATGAACGAGTTGAGGAGGCCGAGGGCGACGGCCGCGATGACCGCGCCCTTGATCTGGCCCAGGCCGCCGATGACGACCACCAGGAAGGCATCGATCAGATACGTCATACCGGTGTTCGAACTGGTCGAACCGATGAGCGTCAGCGCGACACCGGCGACGCCGGCGAGTCCGGAACCGATGAAGAAGGTGGTGATGTCGGTCGTGCGACTGGAGATACCGCTGGTCTCCGCGAGGTCGCGGTGCTGCACGACGGCACGGATGCGACGGCCCATCGGCGTGTACTTCATCGTGATGGCGATCGCGGTCACCGCGATCACCGCCAGCAGCATGATGAACAGCCGGGTCTTGGGGACCACGGCGCCGAGGATGTCGACGCCTCCCGACAGCCACGACGGGGCGGTCACGTCGACCGCCGGAGCGCCGAAGATGTCGCGCGCGAGCTGTTGCAGGATGAGTCCGACGCCGAACGTCACCAGCAGCGTGTCGAGGGGCCGGTCGTACATGCGTTTGATGAGGGTGACCTCGAGCAGCACACCCATGAGACCACCGACGAGAAAGCCGATGAAGAGCGAGACGATCAGGGACACACCGGCATTCGAGATCAGGTATTCCTGCACCGAGTACGCGGTGTAGGAGCCGGCCATGATGAACGCCCCGTGGGCCATGTTGATCACGCCCATCTGACCGAAGGTCAGGGACAGGCCGAGTGCTGCCAGGAGCAGGATCGAGCCGAGACTCAGCCCGGTGAAGAGCTGTCCGATAACGGTTTCCACGTCACCATCCGTTCGTCGTGGTGGTCGATGAGGAACTGCGGGCGTGGCCCGTCTCGTACACCGGTACGAGACGGGCCACGTCGTGTCAGCTGCTCAGGCCCTCGGCCCACGGGTAGGACTTGAGGTACGGGTCCGGCTCGATCGGCTGGCCCGAATCCCACACCGTGTAGATGAGTCCGTCACCGCGGATCTCACCGATACGGGCGGTCTTGGTGATGTGGTTGTTCTCGCCGTCGATGGTCACCAGGCCCTCGGGAGCCTCGAAAGTGACTCCGCCAGCAGCTTTCTGGACATCGGCGACCGCGAACGAGTTCGCCTTCTCGACGGTGTTCTTCCACAGGTACACCGAGACGTACGCCGCCTCCATGGGATCGGAGGTGGGCTTGTTGGCGCCGTAGGCGGCCTTGTAGTCCGTGACGAAGGACTTGTTCGCCGGGTTGTCGATGGTCTGGTAGTAGTCCCATGCGACGAGCTGGCCCTCGATGTTCTCGACACCGATACCGCCGACTTCCTCCTCGGCGATCGAGACCGACACGACCGGCATCGCCTGCGGCGTCAGACCGACGTTCTTGTATTCGCGGAAGAAGGCCACGTTGGAGTCGCCGTTGAGGGTGTTGAACACGGCGTCGGCGTCGGCGGTGCGGACCTTGTTGACGATGGTCGAGAAGTCCGTCGAGCCGAGCGGGGTGTAGTCCTCACCCTTGATCTCGATCCCGTTGGCCGCGGCGTAGGCCTTGATCACGCGGTTGGCCGTCTGCGGGAAGACGTAGTCGCTGCCCACGAGGTAGAGGGACTTGACGCCCTTCTCCTTCAGGTACTCCAGCGCCGGCACGATCTGCTGGTTGGTGGTGGCACCGGTGTAGAAGATGTTCTTCGACGACTCGAGCCCCTCGTACTGCACCGGGTAGTACAGCAGGGAGTTGTTGTCCTCGAAGACCGGCAGCATCGCCTTGCGGCTCGACGACGTCCAGCCGCCGAACACCGCGGCGACACAGTCGCTCGAGATCAGCTTCTCCGCCTTCTCGGCGAAGATGGTGGGCTCGGATGCGCCGTCCTCGCCGATCAGCTGGATCTGCTTGCCGAGCACACCGCCGTTGTCGTTGATCTGGTCGACGGCGAGCTTGATGGAGTCACGCACGGTGACCTCGGAGATCGCCATCGTGCCCGACAGCGAGTTCAGCGAACCGACCTTGACGGTGTCGCCCGAGGTGTCGACGCACGACTCCGCGCTCGATGCCGATTCCTCGCTGGCCGAGCTGCCACAGGCACTCAGCGCGAGCGCGACGGCGGACAGTGCCGCGGGGATGAGGATGCCGTACCGCCGACGGCGTGTGGGGGTGACGGCGGACGGCAATGAATCTAACGGCATCCGGAAGCCTTTCTCAATACGTCTCAGGTCGGCTCGGCAGGGCCATGACAGACAGCAGGTGCAACTCCGCACCTCGACCCCCCGATGAGATACGCGCCGCTAACTTGGTCAGCGATCTCGCGTATGTCGGGTAAACGTATTTAGGCTTTGTTACACCGGCGTGACGTGAGATGAATTCCCTGTTTCCGCTTCAGATAGGCTCACGCCGGATTCACACTGACGAATCTTGTTGAGGGAATGGTTTTTTCGATGACAAACGGCGACACATCCGTTAGGACGCGCCGCCCTACGAGTCAACGACCTAGTGGGAGAATGCGGCTTCGACCTCTGCGCGACTGAGCTCGGGATCGGAGCCGAGTTCGTACCGGGGCAGAGTGTGCGGCACGTCGGTGCCGCCGGCGACCCGTCGTCTGGCGGCGACGAACTCCGGCGCCTCCCCCATCGTCAGGTGCGCCGAGTTGATGATGGTCCAGACCGCGGAACGTCGCGCCCGGCGCTCGACCGGATTCGGCGGCCGGTAGGAGATGAGCTGTTTCGCCCAGCGCGGCTGAATGTCTCGGATCGCCCAATCCACCACTGCCTGAGCACGATTCCGCAGATTTGCACCTGTGGCCATCGCGTTGCCGTGGGTCAACGCCAGCTGGGGCAGGTAGGACTCGAGACATTCGAGGGTCTCGGCCTTCGTGGTCGGCAGGTCGGTACCGCCGAGCGAATGGCCAACGCGCACGAATTCCCCGTAGTACCGGTCGAGTTCGGCGCCACGGAGCGGACGCGGATGGTAGATCTCGTGGGCCGTGGCGATACCCCACACGACCGTCGCGTAGTTCCATCGCAACCAGTCCGGGTCGTCGGCGTCATAGGCGGCGCCGTCGGGCCGGACACCCTTGATGGT harbors:
- the urtB gene encoding urea ABC transporter permease subunit UrtB, whose protein sequence is METVIGQLFTGLSLGSILLLAALGLSLTFGQMGVINMAHGAFIMAGSYTAYSVQEYLISNAGVSLIVSLFIGFLVGGLMGVLLEVTLIKRMYDRPLDTLLVTFGVGLILQQLARDIFGAPAVDVTAPSWLSGGVDILGAVVPKTRLFIMLLAVIAVTAIAITMKYTPMGRRIRAVVQHRDLAETSGISSRTTDITTFFIGSGLAGVAGVALTLIGSTSSNTGMTYLIDAFLVVVIGGLGQIKGAVIAAVALGLLNSFIEYNTTASVAKVAVFVIIVIFLQIRPQGLFTVQSRSLV
- the urtA gene encoding urea ABC transporter substrate-binding protein is translated as MPLDSLPSAVTPTRRRRYGILIPAALSAVALALSACGSSASEESASSAESCVDTSGDTVKVGSLNSLSGTMAISEVTVRDSIKLAVDQINDNGGVLGKQIQLIGEDGASEPTIFAEKAEKLISSDCVAAVFGGWTSSSRKAMLPVFEDNNSLLYYPVQYEGLESSKNIFYTGATTNQQIVPALEYLKEKGVKSLYLVGSDYVFPQTANRVIKAYAAANGIEIKGEDYTPLGSTDFSTIVNKVRTADADAVFNTLNGDSNVAFFREYKNVGLTPQAMPVVSVSIAEEEVGGIGVENIEGQLVAWDYYQTIDNPANKSFVTDYKAAYGANKPTSDPMEAAYVSVYLWKNTVEKANSFAVADVQKAAGGVTFEAPEGLVTIDGENNHITKTARIGEIRGDGLIYTVWDSGQPIEPDPYLKSYPWAEGLSS
- the urtC gene encoding urea ABC transporter permease subunit UrtC produces the protein MKDYFSGHWKVYAGFAVAAVLLFAVAPAVLSDFRLNLLGKFLCFGIVAVGIGLAWGRGGMLTLGQGVYFGLGAYIMAMHLKIADAELRGDDVPDFMQIAGIRELPGYWKPFASPLVTILGILFVPTLIAVLLGLGVFKRKVKGAYFAILSQALAAAFAILLIGQQTTGGSNGLNRFRSFFGLALNDPVNRRLLFFIAAATLLVVVALTRQLMYSRYGELLVAVRDQEERVRFLGYDPANVKVVAYAIAALFASIAGALFVPIVGIISPADVGIVPSIAFLIGVAIGGRTTLLGPVLGAIAVAWAQTSLSENFPSGWTYAQGILFIVVVGFFPAGLAGIGVLLKWRRRKPADPSPTGDIDEHAGSKVGASS
- a CDS encoding oxygenase MpaB family protein, producing MNVPLAPVRLPSAEWLPLDLPHEMLGSWLNGKFDENVRAKFFRGMEFENPAGDPGWFGPDSATWYVHSHTPALIFGLQSASYIERLDPSIFWMGMHHSRLVRRREDGTATTAIDPDGATTRLGHSLAFFMGTAYGSTETAERLARTVRAMHHTIKGVRPDGAAYDADDPDWLRWNYATVVWGIATAHEIYHPRPLRGAELDRYYGEFVRVGHSLGGTDLPTTKAETLECLESYLPQLALTHGNAMATGANLRNRAQAVVDWAIRDIQPRWAKQLISYRPPNPVERRARRSAVWTIINSAHLTMGEAPEFVAARRRVAGGTDVPHTLPRYELGSDPELSRAEVEAAFSH